The following proteins are encoded in a genomic region of Planctomycetota bacterium:
- a CDS encoding acetyl-CoA acetyltransferase, with protein sequence MTTEKRVAIIGVGYTIPRIATPEASYREMTFAAAVRAYNEAGMSPKDIGCFTACSEDFNEGVSIFDEYVPDQLGAPLKPVHTISGDGLQGLAAAYMQIMTGLFDTAVVEAHSKASNIVNHDNVLEFAMDPIFHRPLNIMPCTLAGLEMKRYLSESGNTLDNCADVVVKNMANALYNPGGAYGALISRQDVLNSPKVAEPLTGLQISGYSDVAIVLVLASEEKVKSLKLSAPPVWIKGLGWITETSWLETHDWVEAVYARDACQRAYKQANIKKPADEIDVFEIDDTFAYKELQHMESIGLCKRGEAGKLVSAGATSFEGDIPVNPSGGSLGTGNMLEASGLYKAVEIVKQLRGEAGRRQVKNAKKGLAFAWRGLPTTTGAAVVLEK encoded by the coding sequence ATGACCACCGAAAAACGTGTTGCTATTATCGGCGTTGGTTATACCATTCCCCGCATCGCAACCCCGGAGGCTTCTTACCGCGAGATGACATTTGCGGCAGCGGTCAGGGCTTATAACGAGGCGGGAATGTCTCCTAAGGATATAGGATGTTTTACCGCCTGCTCCGAGGATTTTAACGAGGGAGTAAGCATCTTTGATGAATACGTGCCCGACCAGTTGGGCGCTCCTTTAAAACCTGTCCACACCATTTCCGGAGACGGGCTCCAGGGGCTGGCCGCGGCTTATATGCAAATCATGACCGGCCTTTTTGATACCGCGGTCGTTGAGGCGCATTCCAAGGCATCCAATATCGTTAACCACGACAATGTCCTGGAATTCGCTATGGACCCGATATTCCACCGCCCGCTTAATATCATGCCCTGCACTTTAGCCGGATTGGAAATGAAACGTTATTTATCCGAAAGCGGTAATACGCTTGACAACTGTGCTGATGTCGTGGTGAAAAATATGGCTAACGCTCTTTATAATCCGGGCGGCGCTTACGGCGCGCTGATTTCCCGTCAGGACGTCCTGAATTCTCCCAAAGTGGCGGAGCCGCTGACCGGATTGCAGATAAGCGGGTATTCGGATGTCGCCATCGTTCTGGTCCTGGCTTCCGAAGAGAAAGTAAAATCGCTCAAGCTTTCCGCTCCCCCAGTCTGGATTAAAGGATTGGGCTGGATAACCGAGACATCATGGCTGGAAACGCATGACTGGGTCGAGGCGGTTTACGCCAGGGATGCCTGCCAGAGGGCTTATAAACAGGCTAATATAAAAAAGCCTGCCGATGAAATAGATGTTTTCGAGATAGATGATACCTTTGCTTATAAGGAACTTCAGCATATGGAGTCAATCGGCCTTTGCAAAAGAGGCGAAGCCGGAAAATTGGTTTCAGCCGGCGCTACTTCTTTTGAGGGTGATATTCCGGTGAATCCTTCGGGCGGCTCGCTTGGAACCGGTAATATGCTCGAAGCAAGCGGCCTTTATAAAGCAGTGGAGATTGTGAAGCAATTGCGGGGAGAGGCGGGACGCCGCCAGGTAAAGAATGCCAAAAAGGGATTGGCTTTTGCCTGGAGAGGATTGCCGACGACCACCGGAGCCGCGGTTGTTTTAGAGAAATAA
- a CDS encoding thiolase domain-containing protein, translated as MRKVAIVGAGMTKFVRRALETPKELAHQAAKAALDSCKLSLDDIDCVVHGTAPDAFDGVHMNGEYLSDASGGYRKPYMRSYVGGGTGVFAPIHGWYHVASGMFDSCLVVCEEKMSPCRPHPQSAFISIFDHTTERPLGPNLIWIFALEMNRYITTHGISLEEVAAVAVKNKKNALGNPYAMLGEDLTVKNILSSEVLAWPVHRLMVSPVTDGASAVVLMSEEKAKKLTKKPVWIDGVGWSLDSSYWTNRDLYYPRYVEAAARMAYKMAGITEPRKEINIAEPYDPFAYKELHHLEGLQLCKKGEAAKMTASGVTQINGDLPVCPSGGLLGVGNPIAAAGLMKICDLFWQLRHEATGHQVPGNPKRAVAQAWGDLMQVGTVVTLKVD; from the coding sequence ATGCGTAAAGTTGCTATTGTCGGAGCGGGAATGACCAAGTTCGTCCGGCGCGCTTTGGAAACGCCCAAGGAATTGGCGCACCAGGCAGCCAAGGCGGCACTGGATTCCTGCAAACTCTCGCTTGATGATATAGATTGCGTGGTGCACGGCACCGCGCCGGATGCCTTCGACGGCGTCCATATGAACGGCGAATATCTTTCCGATGCCAGCGGCGGTTACCGTAAGCCCTATATGCGTTCTTATGTGGGCGGAGGGACAGGCGTCTTCGCGCCGATTCACGGCTGGTATCACGTAGCTTCCGGAATGTTCGACAGCTGCCTGGTTGTCTGCGAGGAAAAGATGTCTCCCTGCCGGCCGCATCCGCAAAGCGCCTTCATCAGCATTTTCGACCATACTACCGAGCGCCCACTGGGACCAAACCTCATCTGGATTTTCGCGCTGGAGATGAACCGTTATATTACCACCCACGGCATTTCACTGGAAGAAGTGGCTGCGGTTGCCGTAAAGAATAAAAAGAACGCGCTTGGCAATCCTTACGCCATGCTGGGCGAGGATTTGACCGTTAAGAATATTTTATCTTCGGAGGTATTGGCCTGGCCTGTTCACCGGTTAATGGTCAGCCCGGTTACCGACGGCGCCTCCGCGGTGGTTCTCATGTCCGAGGAAAAAGCCAAGAAGCTTACCAAAAAACCGGTCTGGATAGACGGTGTCGGCTGGAGTTTGGACAGCTCTTACTGGACCAACCGTGACTTATATTATCCGCGTTACGTGGAAGCGGCCGCGCGGATGGCTTATAAAATGGCCGGTATTACCGAGCCGCGCAAGGAAATAAATATTGCCGAGCCTTACGACCCATTTGCCTATAAGGAATTGCATCATTTAGAAGGACTTCAATTATGCAAAAAAGGCGAGGCGGCCAAGATGACCGCTTCCGGCGTTACCCAGATAAACGGCGATTTGCCGGTTTGTCCTTCGGGCGGTTTGCTTGGTGTGGGAAACCCGATTGCCGCCGCGGGACTCATGAAAATATGCGACCTTTTCTGGCAGTTGCGCCATGAAGCTACCGGCCACCAGGTTCCGGGGAATCCCAAGCGCGCCGTGGCACAGGCTTGGGGGGATTTGATGCAGGTCGGCACGGTGGTTACTTTGAAGGTGGATTAG
- a CDS encoding OmpA family protein, translated as MKSQLRIIGLALVFVCGLVMVGCVSGMQYRKENEMLKMEVNRLKRENDGLMQEVDTLHKHNEKLYQQIRDKSDYSSLIPSQKDLTPLTNKLKEKGLEVVIRDGSPAVVVSNVFDPGAETLSKDGKALVKKTALAILAEIPICPLRVDGYTDNEPIVKHKDKYKNNEELSTARAKYVANFLVNECGFDKNNVESRGLGAANPVADNKTAAGRDKNRRVELVILIK; from the coding sequence ATGAAAAGCCAATTGAGGATAATTGGTTTGGCCCTGGTTTTTGTATGCGGCCTGGTTATGGTTGGCTGCGTTTCCGGTATGCAGTATCGGAAGGAAAACGAAATGTTGAAGATGGAAGTCAACCGCTTGAAGAGGGAAAATGACGGCCTTATGCAAGAGGTAGATACTCTCCACAAGCATAATGAGAAATTATACCAGCAGATACGTGACAAGAGTGATTATTCATCCCTGATTCCAAGCCAGAAGGATTTGACTCCTTTGACAAACAAGCTCAAGGAAAAGGGTTTGGAAGTGGTTATCCGCGATGGTTCTCCCGCCGTGGTGGTTTCAAACGTGTTTGACCCGGGCGCGGAAACGCTCTCCAAGGATGGCAAAGCCCTGGTAAAGAAAACCGCCCTGGCGATACTCGCGGAAATTCCGATTTGCCCCTTAAGGGTGGATGGATATACCGATAACGAGCCGATAGTCAAGCACAAGGATAAATATAAAAATAACGAGGAGCTTTCAACCGCCCGCGCCAAATACGTGGCTAATTTCCTGGTGAATGAATGCGGTTTCGATAAGAACAACGTCGAATCACGCGGGCTGGGCGCGGCTAATCCGGTTGCCGATAACAAGACCGCAGCCGGTCGCGATAAAAACCGCCGGGTTGAATTGGTAATTCTTATAAAGTAA
- a CDS encoding tetratricopeptide repeat protein — MAKAVKEPDIDVKFIFSKSELDIPEILELKENIVHHIKLRHNMEKVLNEYLDKKDSESYNTRIGIVYWMLNRHDKAVPLLEAARSSHLTNYFLGLSYQETDKPEKAYELLKKLYKDEPNKLYFICPMVSALIRRGEIEEAFKILENAKKDHRSEADIYCYTGWCFEYLGEYKKADAEYQHALRLEPEHSETLFRMAYRADLQGKDEQAIKLYEKLCDQRPTYFNALINLGIMYEDKSEFDKAISCYESVLEYSPVHPKASLYLKDAKAAQNMYYNDELKRREQHLKNIMSIPITDFPMSIRSRACLEDLGIKILGDLAVKTEDELLKCDNFGMTSLNELREIMARKGLTFAQPGVVPGQPATVALPIIEEPNKKPDMLNKSIFDMEWSARIRSCFGRLKIYTLRDLVSKSERELLDTKNLGQISVKEIKQRLAALGLSLAQGAL, encoded by the coding sequence ATGGCAAAAGCAGTGAAAGAACCGGATATCGACGTTAAGTTCATTTTTTCCAAATCAGAACTGGATATCCCGGAAATCCTGGAACTTAAGGAAAACATCGTTCATCATATTAAATTACGCCACAACATGGAAAAGGTATTGAATGAATATCTGGATAAAAAAGACAGCGAGTCATACAATACCAGGATAGGGATTGTTTATTGGATGCTCAACCGCCATGATAAAGCCGTCCCGCTATTGGAAGCGGCGCGTTCGAGCCACCTGACCAATTATTTCCTGGGTTTATCATACCAGGAAACGGATAAACCGGAAAAAGCCTATGAGCTTTTGAAGAAGTTATACAAAGACGAGCCGAACAAACTTTATTTTATTTGCCCCATGGTTTCGGCATTGATAAGGCGCGGCGAAATTGAGGAGGCGTTCAAAATCCTCGAAAACGCCAAGAAAGACCACCGCTCCGAAGCCGATATTTACTGCTATACGGGATGGTGTTTCGAATATCTCGGCGAATATAAAAAGGCGGATGCTGAATACCAGCATGCCTTAAGGCTGGAGCCGGAGCATTCAGAAACCCTTTTCCGGATGGCTTACCGGGCGGACTTGCAGGGGAAAGACGAACAGGCGATTAAATTGTATGAGAAACTGTGCGACCAGCGCCCGACCTATTTTAACGCGCTTATAAACCTCGGGATAATGTATGAGGATAAAAGCGAGTTCGATAAAGCCATCTCTTGTTACGAAAGCGTCTTGGAATATAGCCCGGTCCATCCCAAGGCATCTCTTTATTTGAAAGACGCCAAAGCTGCTCAGAATATGTATTATAATGACGAGCTGAAACGCCGGGAACAACACCTGAAAAATATCATGTCTATTCCGATAACCGATTTCCCGATGTCTATCCGTAGCCGTGCCTGCCTGGAAGATCTCGGCATAAAGATACTTGGCGACCTGGCGGTAAAGACGGAAGATGAACTTTTGAAATGCGATAATTTCGGGATGACCTCTCTTAATGAATTGAGAGAAATCATGGCGCGTAAGGGACTGACCTTTGCCCAGCCCGGAGTTGTACCCGGACAGCCGGCCACCGTCGCATTGCCGATTATCGAAGAACCCAATAAAAAGCCGGATATGCTCAACAAATCAATCTTTGATATGGAATGGTCTGCCCGTATCCGCTCGTGTTTCGGACGGCTTAAAATATATACCCTGCGTGATCTGGTCAGCAAGAGCGAGCGCGAACTCTTGGACACCAAAAATCTCGGGCAGATTTCCGTTAAGGAAATAAAACAACGGTTGGCGGCTCTCGGGCTTTCCCTGGCGCAGGGCGCCTTATAA